A region of Porites lutea chromosome 13, jaPorLute2.1, whole genome shotgun sequence DNA encodes the following proteins:
- the LOC140922656 gene encoding uncharacterized protein isoform X1: protein MPPGAKRKKTEDICHGNFVCSSPRYITRLYVRERRNSGIESTGPFFGSLPPEMLNFLLSFLDAPALSSLGSTCRVMNSHAKRMWKPLCARLGLVHKPTVLSVANPLNELSVFSYDKAVELCQGDNCWEIMARRNWLYSKWRCVVCYRNCSHRVDVHFDVTLCDSCHPLFYRRKCHAKEQFSLTERDLRTIDNDSYEFLVSDLITIARKKYGSKEALQDRLNHKQRQKNIREAEKQCALVQREREVIRALESLNSSYSEIETVDARCMPYVSTPASYQYAPQQSAEDAAKWLIGWKNRQETRNKLLMAEIEARSSRCKGCRARFDYRSLSRLPSTARCTHMLEESASKLIEQIRGNFHHDIVHYTRHGQLSMETGVYDMEHRSAQELFLRNERRTKLKEELEEKRDQWPSILNGQKDPMNCNYAQDFIYRGVAILDADGNKCRLRNARDIARVILAKAHGWDSRYGEVMSELAKKGFFPPFDTLKLEGHLLMDDFVESSVVIHGDNIIACSATEVADRIAVIEGLEEEQKSSAAQRCARIYAECNRKPDITALRQMRKSSLLKCLHVKSFGECGPVTDRQWTPAHEYINCGTTTSLFGYKLTTSEAVAALIRLKKDIHSLPKTV, encoded by the exons ATGCCTCCAGgagccaaaagaaaaaagactgaAGACATTTGCCATGGAAATTTTGTCTGCAGCAGTCCACGTTACATCACAAGATTGTACGTAAGGGAAAGAAGAAACAGCGGCATTGAAAGCACTGGCCCTTTCTTTGGGAGCCTTCCACCAGAAATGCTCAACTTCCTGCTTTCCTTTCTTGATGCACCAGCTTTATCTTCCTTGGGATCAACTTGCCGTGTAATGAACTCTCATGCCAAACGCATGTGGAAACCTCTGTGTGCAAGACTTGGCCTGGTGCACAAGCCCACGGTACTCTCCGTTGCAAATCCTTTGAATGAATTATCTGTGTTTTCTTATGATAAAGCTGTTGAACTTTGCCAGGGTGATAATTGTTGGGAAATCATGGCAAGGAGAAATTGGCTCTACTCAAAGTGGAGATGTGTTGTGTGCTATCGGAACTGTTCTCATCGTGTTGATGTTCATTTTGATGTAACACTCTGTGATAGCTGTCATCCTTTGTTCTACAGGCGAAAATGCCATGCTAAG GAGCAATTCAGTCTGACAGAAAGAGATCTCAGGACCATAGATAATGATTCTTATGAATTCTTAGTATCTGATCTAATAACTATTGCAAGAAAGAAATATGGCAGCAAGGAGGCCTTACAAGACAGACTTAATCATAAGCAAAGACAGAAGAACATTAGAGAGGCAGAGAAGCAATGTGCCTTGGTTCAGAGAGAGCGAGAAGTTATAAGGGCACTGGAGAGCTTAAATAGCTCCTACAGTGAGATAGAGACAGTTGATGCACGGTGTATGCCATATGTTAGTACACCTGCTAGTTATCAGTATGCACCTCAACAATCAGCAGAGGATGCAGCTAAGTGGCTTATTGGCTGGAAGAACAGACAAGAAACACGGAATAAGTTACTTATGGCAGAGATTGAGGCCAGATCATCACGATGTAAAGGATGTAGGGCACGATTTGATTACag ATCTCTCTCCAGACTCCCCTCAACAGCACGATGTACTCACATGTTGGAGGAAAGTGCATCCAAATTAATAGAGCAAATTAGAGGCAATTTTCACCATGACATTGTTCACTACACACGGCAtggacagctgtcaatggaGACTGGTGTATATGACATGGAGCACCGTTCAGCGCAGGAGCTTTTCTTAAGAAATGAGCGAAGAACAAAGCTAAAGGAGGAACTTGAAGAGAAGAGAGATCAGTGGCCTTCCATCCTCAATG GACAGAAAGATCCCATGAACTGTAACTATGCACAAGACTTCATCTACAGAGGTGTGGCCATTCTGGATGCGGATGGAAACAAGTGCCGATTACGCAATGCAAGGGACATTGCCAGGGTGATTTTGGCAAAGGCACATGGATGGGATTCAAGATATGGAGAAGTCATGAGTGAACTAGCAAAGAAAGGCTTCTTTCCACCATTTGACACCCTTAAGCTGGAGGGACATCTGCTTATGGATGACTTTGTAGAAAGTTCTGTTGTG ATTCATGGTGATAACATCATTGCATGCTCTGCCACTGAAGTTGCTGACAGAATAGCTGTGATTGAAGGATTAGAGGAAGAACAGAAGTCCTCTGCAGCACAGAGATGTGCTAGGATTTATGCTGAATGCAACCGAAAACCTG ATATTACTGCACTGAGACAGATGCGAAAAAGCAGTCTGCTGAAATGTTTGCATGTGAAGTCATTTGGTGAATGTGGACCAGTCACTGACAGGCAGTGGACCCCAGCACATGAATACATCAACTG TGGAACAACGACGTCACTGTTTGGATACAAGTTGACAACTTCAGAGGCTGTAGCTGCTCTCATTAGACTGAAGAAAGATATTCATTCACTACCAAAGACAGTTTAG
- the LOC140922656 gene encoding uncharacterized protein isoform X2 produces MPPGAKRKKTEDICHGNFVCSSPRYITRLYVRERRNSGIESTGPFFGSLPPEMLNFLLSFLDAPALSSLGSTCRVMNSHAKRMWKPLCARLGLVHKPTVLSVANPLNELSVFSYDKAVELCQGDNCWEIMARRNWLYSKWRCVVCYRNCSHRVDVHFDVTLCDSCHPLFYRRKCHAKEQFSLTERDLRTIDNDSYEFLVSDLITIARKKYGSKEALQDRLNHKQRQKNIREAEKQCALVQREREVIRALESLNSSYSEIETVDARCMPYVSTPASYQYAPQQSAEDAAKWLIGWKNRQETRNKLLMAEIEARSSRCKGCRARFDYRLPSTARCTHMLEESASKLIEQIRGNFHHDIVHYTRHGQLSMETGVYDMEHRSAQELFLRNERRTKLKEELEEKRDQWPSILNGQKDPMNCNYAQDFIYRGVAILDADGNKCRLRNARDIARVILAKAHGWDSRYGEVMSELAKKGFFPPFDTLKLEGHLLMDDFVESSVVIHGDNIIACSATEVADRIAVIEGLEEEQKSSAAQRCARIYAECNRKPDITALRQMRKSSLLKCLHVKSFGECGPVTDRQWTPAHEYINCGTTTSLFGYKLTTSEAVAALIRLKKDIHSLPKTV; encoded by the exons ATGCCTCCAGgagccaaaagaaaaaagactgaAGACATTTGCCATGGAAATTTTGTCTGCAGCAGTCCACGTTACATCACAAGATTGTACGTAAGGGAAAGAAGAAACAGCGGCATTGAAAGCACTGGCCCTTTCTTTGGGAGCCTTCCACCAGAAATGCTCAACTTCCTGCTTTCCTTTCTTGATGCACCAGCTTTATCTTCCTTGGGATCAACTTGCCGTGTAATGAACTCTCATGCCAAACGCATGTGGAAACCTCTGTGTGCAAGACTTGGCCTGGTGCACAAGCCCACGGTACTCTCCGTTGCAAATCCTTTGAATGAATTATCTGTGTTTTCTTATGATAAAGCTGTTGAACTTTGCCAGGGTGATAATTGTTGGGAAATCATGGCAAGGAGAAATTGGCTCTACTCAAAGTGGAGATGTGTTGTGTGCTATCGGAACTGTTCTCATCGTGTTGATGTTCATTTTGATGTAACACTCTGTGATAGCTGTCATCCTTTGTTCTACAGGCGAAAATGCCATGCTAAG GAGCAATTCAGTCTGACAGAAAGAGATCTCAGGACCATAGATAATGATTCTTATGAATTCTTAGTATCTGATCTAATAACTATTGCAAGAAAGAAATATGGCAGCAAGGAGGCCTTACAAGACAGACTTAATCATAAGCAAAGACAGAAGAACATTAGAGAGGCAGAGAAGCAATGTGCCTTGGTTCAGAGAGAGCGAGAAGTTATAAGGGCACTGGAGAGCTTAAATAGCTCCTACAGTGAGATAGAGACAGTTGATGCACGGTGTATGCCATATGTTAGTACACCTGCTAGTTATCAGTATGCACCTCAACAATCAGCAGAGGATGCAGCTAAGTGGCTTATTGGCTGGAAGAACAGACAAGAAACACGGAATAAGTTACTTATGGCAGAGATTGAGGCCAGATCATCACGATGTAAAGGATGTAGGGCACGATTTGATTACag ACTCCCCTCAACAGCACGATGTACTCACATGTTGGAGGAAAGTGCATCCAAATTAATAGAGCAAATTAGAGGCAATTTTCACCATGACATTGTTCACTACACACGGCAtggacagctgtcaatggaGACTGGTGTATATGACATGGAGCACCGTTCAGCGCAGGAGCTTTTCTTAAGAAATGAGCGAAGAACAAAGCTAAAGGAGGAACTTGAAGAGAAGAGAGATCAGTGGCCTTCCATCCTCAATG GACAGAAAGATCCCATGAACTGTAACTATGCACAAGACTTCATCTACAGAGGTGTGGCCATTCTGGATGCGGATGGAAACAAGTGCCGATTACGCAATGCAAGGGACATTGCCAGGGTGATTTTGGCAAAGGCACATGGATGGGATTCAAGATATGGAGAAGTCATGAGTGAACTAGCAAAGAAAGGCTTCTTTCCACCATTTGACACCCTTAAGCTGGAGGGACATCTGCTTATGGATGACTTTGTAGAAAGTTCTGTTGTG ATTCATGGTGATAACATCATTGCATGCTCTGCCACTGAAGTTGCTGACAGAATAGCTGTGATTGAAGGATTAGAGGAAGAACAGAAGTCCTCTGCAGCACAGAGATGTGCTAGGATTTATGCTGAATGCAACCGAAAACCTG ATATTACTGCACTGAGACAGATGCGAAAAAGCAGTCTGCTGAAATGTTTGCATGTGAAGTCATTTGGTGAATGTGGACCAGTCACTGACAGGCAGTGGACCCCAGCACATGAATACATCAACTG TGGAACAACGACGTCACTGTTTGGATACAAGTTGACAACTTCAGAGGCTGTAGCTGCTCTCATTAGACTGAAGAAAGATATTCATTCACTACCAAAGACAGTTTAG